From Abiotrophia defectiva ATCC 49176:
AACTGCAACCGGTAGTGATGCGGGTGGCTCCATTCGTATTCCGGCTTCCTGGAATGGCCTTATTGGTCTTAAGCCTAGTCGTGGCGTCATAGTAGGCAATGCCTCCATCGACAAAAATACAGTGGCTCATTTTATGATGACCAAAACCATGGAAGATACCAAGAGCTTGTTTGAAGCGATGAAGAAACCGGATGCTTCCTTGGCCCAAGCCTTAACCGAAGCAGAGTTAAAGCGACTAGCAATTGGCTATACTAGCTTATCTCCCGTTGGAACGCAAGTCAGCCCCGAGGCTCAACTGGCAGTTGAGCGAACCGTAGCCTTTTTGCGAGGTAAAGGTTTCCGTTTGGAAGAAGTAAACTGGCCTTTTGATGGTGTCCAATTAATGAAGGATTACTATACAATCAATGCTAGCCAAATGGGTGCAGTAGGTTATCTAGCCAAGACCAAGCTCAAACGAGAGCTACGCTATGATGATGTAGACCCTACTAGCTGGCTACTCTACCAGGCAAGCAAGACCATGACCAAGGAAGAAGTAAATCAGGCCTGGGCTCGCATCCAGCAAGTCCGTCAAACCATGGCTGATTTCCACCAACGCTATCCTCTTTTCTTAACACCTACAACGGCCTACACCGCTCCGCGCATTGATCAAGCTCTAGTGTCTGACCAAGACCTTGAACTGATTAAGAATTCGGAAAATTTGAGCCATGACGCCAAGATGCAACTGATTTATGATCACTGGCTCCCATCTCTGGCCCTTACGCCTTACACACAATTCGCCAATTTGACAGGTGAGCCTGCCCTAAGTCTCCCTGCTTTAGTCATCAAATCTGGCCTTCCTTTAGGCATTCAGTTTAATGCTGCCATAGGAAATGACCGTTACCTGCTCCAATTAGGCGATTTGATGGCGGCAAATCAACAATTTAACCGTCCAGAACTAGAAACAAGCCAGAATGAACCCAGCACTTTGGCAGCAGACACCAGCTCGAACGAATTGTTTAGCTCCTCTGAAAACCAACAGCTAATTGGTGGAGCAGAAGGAAGTAAGCAGATTTCAGCTAAACTCCCTGAGACTGGTGATCTATCAAGTGTTAGCTCTCAGGTCCTCTCCATACTCTTCACCTTACTAGGGTTAATTGCGCTGTCCCAAACAAAAATAGATGGCTCCAATCCGAATTAGCTTCCACACCCCTTAGAAAATGTAGAAGAGACCCCCATGACTTAACATTCTAAGTCATGGGGGCCTTTTGCTTTTACTATGTTGATCGTGGTTGTTTCCACCGTATGACTCCACATTCGATAAGTATTTTAAACAAAGTCATTACTTCTCCTCTGCCTCACTCTCTAGCCTTACATTGCCCTTCAGATAGCTACGGCAAAGAATCCCAAAGGTCGTCATGTTATGCAAGATTGCCAAACTACTTGGTTTAAGCCAATTCAGTACCCCCAAGCCAATAAGACCTGAATTAATGGCAATAGTATCCCGCACATTCCCCTGAATTTCTTGCTTGAGATCGACAGAGACTTGATGCAAGGTTAAGAGCGAAGCTAAATTATTGGATGGCAGCATAATGTCACTAATTTGCTTAGAAACCTCCGCCCCTTCGCCCATAACCACGCCCACATCACTGGCAGATAGGGCAGCCGAATCATTGAGGCCATCCCCTATCATCAGGACGCGGTGGCCTTGCGCTTGCATCCTTTGGACATAATCAAATTTAGTCACTGGCGTCATACTGGTATGAACTTCATCAAAAGGCAAGTCTGCTACTAAGCGATTGGTTCTGGCCGCTGTATCGCCTGTTAAGAGGACTAAATACTTGCCCAAGCCTTTTAGAGCGTGTAGAACACTATGCGCCTCATGGCGAACTGGAATCGCCACGCAGAACATGGCAATCAGTTTCTGGCGATAACCTAGGTAGAGTAAATTATAGTGTGTTTCTTTCTGACGAATCAATTGACTCTGATCGGCTTCAATCTCAATCCCTGATTCTTCCATTAAACCTAAGCTCCCAATCACTACGACGTTACCATCGATTTCAGAACGAATGCCCTTGGAAGCTATGTGGTTGAGCTCGGTATGCATTTCTTCATGAATGATGCCTTCTCGAGCCGCCTTATCCACCAAGGCATGAGCGATTGGATGGTAAATATGCTCTTCTAAACAGGCGCCAATCATGATGACATCTTCTGCACTATAGCCATGAAAAGGAATGACTTCTTCAATAACTGGACGAGAAGTGGTAATGGTCCCCGTCTTATCAAAGACTAAGGTATCAACTTCATCAAATTGGTCCAGAACTGTCGAATTCTTCACAACAACTTGCTGATGCATCAATTGCTTGATGGCGGAGAGGTACACCATAGGAGTCGATAATTTAAGCGCACAGGAGTAATCGACTAACAGGAAGGAAATTGCCTTGGTAAAGGATCCTGTTAGGATATAGGTCAACGCTGCTCCCAAGAAATTATACTTGACGATGCGATCAGCAATGGAGGTGTACTTATACTGGTAGGTTCCTTCCTGCTGTGCCGCTTCTTGCATGAGCTTAACTAGCTCTTGTATACGGTAGTTAGCGGTTGGATTTTCTACACGAACGTGTAGTTCTCCACTGGTTAAGACCGTGTTAGAGTAGACTTCATCCCCCACAGCCTTGATTACTGGGAAGGATTCACCAGTCAAGGAGCTCTCATTGACACTAGCTCGACCATTCAAGACAATCCCATCAAAGAGCAACTCACTGCCTTCATAGAAGACAAGCACATCACCTACTTGGACTTCTTGGCTATCGATTTGTAGCAAGTGGTCTCCCTTGAGTAACCATACTTGGCGGCCTTGACCAGCGATGCTGGCTTCAAGATCTTCTAGGGAGCGTTTTTGGGTCCAATAGTTGAGTGTCTCCCCTAATTCTAGGATAAACATGATGGCGCTAGCCGTATCGGTCTGTTTCATCGCGAGTGACACTAGAATGGCGGAACAGTCCAAAATTTCCATGGTTAACTTACCCTGTCGCAGAACACGCCAAGCATCACGGAAGTAGCCTAGAGCTTTCCACAGGGTTCTAGCCAAACGTACAGGCACTGGCATGAACCACTTGAAGAGGTAGTGACGCCCCACAGCTGAGGATACCAAGGCATAAGGGCTTGAAGCTGCGTGATGCTGGGGATGACGATAAAGTTCTTCTAATTTATCCTTCTGAATTAAGTGCCATAATTGAGCTACAACGGCCTGACGACCAGGCATCACATGGATAGCTACCACATAAGGATCTTCATAAAAGTCCAGTCTTAGAATGTCGGGGAAGTCCGAAGTTAAGCCCTCAAGATAGTATTTTACATCTTCAGTAAAAGGAAAAGTGGCGCGAAGTCGAACCCGGCCACTTGACTGATGCAACACTTGAAATTGCACGTTATTCACCCTCTAATGATGCGAGTTGATCTGCTGTTTTCTCTGCTTGATAGAGATCCTTAGCGTCAGCTACTATGTCGTCCGCATGTTGCTTGACGGCAGAAACCATGTTGTCGATACCGTCTTTAGCCTTGTAGGTTTTGGCTAAGACAGTCGCATAACCTTTTTTAGCTTCTTTGCTTGTCAACAATTTGAGTCCAAGCGTCCCAAAAGCGACGCCACTTAGAAAAACACTCGGTACTTTAGAAATGCCTTTTAAGACTTTTAATGCATTTAATGACATAAAAATAACCCCCTATAATTTTGCTATGGAATTATTATATCACACCTACTCTTATGTCTGGTTACATTTTGATTACAAGAATAAGGGGGACCTAAATTGCCTGCTAGCGTCGTAAAAAACAGACTGAATTTGATTCACTCTACCTATGAAGATTTCCCTGTTTTTTTGGGGGGGACCTCCCCTTAAGACATGCAAAAGGCTGGAACTTACACATTTCCAGCCTTTTCTTATAGTTTTATATGAGACTATAGTTGGACAAATTCTCAACTTTTACTAGCTGACTTGACACTAAGCCTATGCCTGTTCCAAGCCCCTCAGCATAAAAAGTGAAAGACATGACTTGTTTTTTGTTAACAAAAACCTCAATGGACGAAGTGTCGCGAACAATTTCCAGTTCCAGGCGATAAGGGGTATCGCTCCAAATATCAAGCAGACGACTATCTAGATAAGGCTCTTCTTTACCGATAATTTGATGGCCTACCCCATCTCGTTTGACAGTCAAGAGAGCTTGATCTGCTTGCCAAGTTAAGCTGAG
This genomic window contains:
- a CDS encoding amidase family protein, translating into MLKQKIKTRLLALLSLWLLTSAGHPIAWAQDVSSSDIESSQVSSGDDESASQANDQAESKIDLAAYQAADASQQAEWVRSGKVTSEELVNFALTTIKEKDPALHAVISLRAEEALAEAKQIKDQGQPFLGVPLLVKGLGHTIKGMPNSNGLTFLADQKAGSTSPFVKSLQDLGFILIGQTNYPEMGLKNITDSKLYGPTGSPWNPDYQAGGSSGGSGAATAAGMTPTATGSDAGGSIRIPASWNGLIGLKPSRGVIVGNASIDKNTVAHFMMTKTMEDTKSLFEAMKKPDASLAQALTEAELKRLAIGYTSLSPVGTQVSPEAQLAVERTVAFLRGKGFRLEEVNWPFDGVQLMKDYYTINASQMGAVGYLAKTKLKRELRYDDVDPTSWLLYQASKTMTKEEVNQAWARIQQVRQTMADFHQRYPLFLTPTTAYTAPRIDQALVSDQDLELIKNSENLSHDAKMQLIYDHWLPSLALTPYTQFANLTGEPALSLPALVIKSGLPLGIQFNAAIGNDRYLLQLGDLMAANQQFNRPELETSQNEPSTLAADTSSNELFSSSENQQLIGGAEGSKQISAKLPETGDLSSVSSQVLSILFTLLGLIALSQTKIDGSNPN
- a CDS encoding heavy metal translocating P-type ATPase — its product is MQFQVLHQSSGRVRLRATFPFTEDVKYYLEGLTSDFPDILRLDFYEDPYVVAIHVMPGRQAVVAQLWHLIQKDKLEELYRHPQHHAASSPYALVSSAVGRHYLFKWFMPVPVRLARTLWKALGYFRDAWRVLRQGKLTMEILDCSAILVSLAMKQTDTASAIMFILELGETLNYWTQKRSLEDLEASIAGQGRQVWLLKGDHLLQIDSQEVQVGDVLVFYEGSELLFDGIVLNGRASVNESSLTGESFPVIKAVGDEVYSNTVLTSGELHVRVENPTANYRIQELVKLMQEAAQQEGTYQYKYTSIADRIVKYNFLGAALTYILTGSFTKAISFLLVDYSCALKLSTPMVYLSAIKQLMHQQVVVKNSTVLDQFDEVDTLVFDKTGTITTSRPVIEEVIPFHGYSAEDVIMIGACLEEHIYHPIAHALVDKAAREGIIHEEMHTELNHIASKGIRSEIDGNVVVIGSLGLMEESGIEIEADQSQLIRQKETHYNLLYLGYRQKLIAMFCVAIPVRHEAHSVLHALKGLGKYLVLLTGDTAARTNRLVADLPFDEVHTSMTPVTKFDYVQRMQAQGHRVLMIGDGLNDSAALSASDVGVVMGEGAEVSKQISDIMLPSNNLASLLTLHQVSVDLKQEIQGNVRDTIAINSGLIGLGVLNWLKPSSLAILHNMTTFGILCRSYLKGNVRLESEAEEK
- a CDS encoding DUF6110 family protein, producing the protein MSLNALKVLKGISKVPSVFLSGVAFGTLGLKLLTSKEAKKGYATVLAKTYKAKDGIDNMVSAVKQHADDIVADAKDLYQAEKTADQLASLEGE